The stretch of DNA aaggcACAAAGAaacaatccccagctcaagggtctgcaggctcccgcttgaagaaggcggcaacgaagtcgacgacctcccgcacgctgtcccgagcggcggccttcgtctccgctacaggaccatcgaccacgggcgtcagcgagatggccgggtcatggctccggaggcaggtcaggatgtgctccgccaccatccggatcagctcgtgaccctcggcttcaagctgaccagcaaggaccggctccagacaatggagcctatccgaagcagaactcagcactgggagggcgtcagctatcaaagctggcggctccgccacctggattgagctcattccaaatggcaccagtgcgaggctcgcttcggccgcccagtcagcgatccgctgggctcccgcgcgctggtcctcctggtgcttccggaccgcctcctggaccgcctcttgcacccgggtgtccagagccgccttggccgcctccacctcgcgggacctctcttcgagctcgcgggacctctcatCGAGCTCAGCCTTCCTCTTCTCTGACCactccttcaacttcttgagggAGTCCCGCTGGCACCCaagttccttctctatgccggtggcgtgtgCCTCCCGCTTATAGAgggacttccggtcctcctccagctccgcctcggcaacAGTCAGCTTGCCTGCTCCCTCCTACAGTTGCTCGCGCAATCCCTGCAGAGTCACAGAGAAGATGTCGAGCTCTTGCCTCCGGACCTTGAGACTCTGGCTGtgagtctccagctcggactgctgggccgcgaggcgaGTCTTGAGGTTAGACCGCTGATccgcgaagccaacaacctccagggcgaaatcctcctcccgctgcgccagggctttctcccggttcgacactgcgaactcccggtcaaacaccttcttaaggttggctcggtaggccacTTGGAACGCCTTGAGCTTCGACCGGGCTtccgcagcgcgggaggcttcagccttcatgtgcgcttccaggcgggtgtgccagtcggagaggcgctggcgctcgctctctagagcagaccactcccgccggaaggccgcctcggcggaggaggttgcctcctcgattGACCGCAGGACCTGAAACAGCACTTGGGGGAGGGGagtcacctcctcctccgggagttggagctgcaagagctgcctgccaaagaccacctccaactcctcctctgcaacaggaccggagctggaggtgggggcctccgccgccgccgccacgtcgggtgcggcagcgcccagcaccggcgcctccaccaccgccacgtCCGGTGCGGATGCGCCCAGCGCCGGCGCTTCCGCCGTCGCTGCATCGGGTGCGGCagcgcccagctccggcgcctccgccgttgctgcgtcgggtgcggcagcACCCAACACCGGCGCttccgccgctgccgcgtcgGGGGCCGCTGCGCCCAGCGCCGGTGCCCCCGCCGCTGCTGCGTCTGTAGTGTCCGCTACaggtgcccccgccgccgccgctacgtTGAGTGCTGCAGAGTCTGGTAATAACGCGCCTGTCAGCACCACATCGCGCACCACCGGACCGACAAAGATCGTTGTTCCTGAGGAtcccgcacccgccgtcgccgctactgtcgccgccgaggccgc from Panicum virgatum strain AP13 chromosome 9K, P.virgatum_v5, whole genome shotgun sequence encodes:
- the LOC120648044 gene encoding integumentary mucin C.1-like, with protein sequence MREDDLGAPLYAVLRFVDDSHGSSADDHPRCRIAARLATHAAKPAAEEVPCFLLKASPLCCQDSSPQQFFHHRRLVGWWPGDRGLGGDSSGDGGCGILRNNDLCRSGALNVAAAAGAPVADTTDAAAAGAPALGAAAPDAAAAEAPVLGAAAPDAATAEAPELGAAAPDAATAEAPALGASAPDVAVVEAPEGAGKLTVAEAELEEDRKSLYKREAHATGIEKELGCQRDSLKKLKEWSEKRKAELDERCHGIKRMPRPPGR